A single region of the Mercenaria mercenaria strain notata chromosome 6, MADL_Memer_1, whole genome shotgun sequence genome encodes:
- the LOC123549831 gene encoding aurora kinase A-A-like, with protein sequence MEQRVLQPRQNNSQADRATGEAQKPQMAMAEGGRERKKWSLEDFDIGKPLGKGKFGNVYLAREKHSKYIVALKVLFKSQLQKSGVEHQLRREIEIQSHLRHDNILRLFGYFHDKTRVYLILEYAPKGELYKELTKQKRFDEKVTAKYIYQLANALKYCHSKKVIHRDIKPENLLLGLTSDLKIADFGWSVHAPSSRRTTLCGTLDYLPPEMIEGTYHDECVDLWSLGVLCYELLVGKPPFETESNSETYRRITKVDIRYPSYVSPGARDLISSLLKHDPRQRLSLEKTMTHPWILENYTPKEQSR encoded by the exons ATGGAACAAAGAGTGTTGCAGCCCAGACAGAACAACTCACAGGCTGACCGTGCAACTGGAGAAGCCCAGAAACCACAAATGGCTATGGCAGAGGGTGGTAGAGAAAG GAAAAAGTGGTCACTTGAAGATTTTGATATAGGCAAGCCTTTGGGGAAGGGGAAGTTTGGAAATGTTTACTTGGCTAGAGAGAAGCATAGTAAATACATAGTAGCTTTGAAG GTGTTATTTAAGTCACAGTTACAGAAATCTGGGGTAGAACATCAACTAAGACGTGAAATAGAAATACAATCACACTTGAG ACATGACAATATATTACGTCTGTTTGGATACTTTCATGACAAAACTAGAGTTTATTTGATCTTGGAGTATGCACCAAAAGGAGAACTGTACAAGGAGTTGACAAAACAGAAAAGATTTGATGAAAAAGTTACCGCTAAG TATATCTACCAGTTAGCCAATGCGCTGAAATACTGTCACAGTAAGAAAGTTATACACAGGGATATCAAGCCAGAGAACCTGCTACTAGGACTTACCTCAGATCTTAAGATTGCCGACTTTGGGTGGTCTGTACACGCTCCATCTTCAAG GAGAACAACTCTATGTGGGACACTAGACTACCTTCCACCAGAGATGATTGAGGGGACTTACCACGATGAATGTGTCGACCTCTGGAGTCTGGGTGTACTCTGCTATGAATTGCTGGTCGGCAAACCGCCATTTGAGACAGAGAGTAATTCAGAAACTTACAGAAGAATAACAAAAGTAGACATAAGATACCCATCTTACGTCTCGCCTGGTGCTAGGGATCTCATTTCTAGT CTGTTAAAACACGACCCACGGCAGCGACTGTCTTTGGAGAAAACAATGACACATCCCTGGATTTTAGAGAACTACACACCAAAAGAACAGTCTCGCTAA